The proteins below are encoded in one region of Bacillus vallismortis:
- the leuB gene encoding 3-isopropylmalate dehydrogenase has protein sequence MKKRIALLPGDGIGPEVLESATDVLKSVAERFHHEFEFESGLIGGAAIDEYNNPLPEETVAACKNADAILLGAVGGPKWDQNPSELRPEKGLLSIRKQLDLFANLRPVKVFESLSDASPLKKEYIDHVDFVIVRELTGGLYFGQPSKRYVNTEGEQEAVDTLFYKRTEIERVIREGFKMAAARKGKVTSIDKANVLESSRLWREVAEDVAKDFPDVKLEHMLVDNAAMQLIYAPNQFDVVVTENMFGDILSDEASMLTGSLGMLPSASLSSSGLHLFEPVHGSAPDIAGKGMANPFAAILSAAMLLRTSFGLEEEAKAVEDAVNKVLTSGKRTRDLARGEEFSGTQAITEEVKAAIMSKKTISNV, from the coding sequence TTGAAGAAACGTATTGCTCTATTGCCTGGTGACGGGATCGGCCCTGAAGTATTAGAATCAGCGACAGACGTCCTGAAAAGTGTTGCCGAACGCTTTCATCATGAATTCGAATTTGAATCTGGCCTAATTGGAGGGGCGGCGATTGATGAATATAACAACCCCCTCCCGGAGGAAACCGTTGCGGCTTGCAAAAACGCGGACGCGATATTGCTCGGCGCTGTCGGCGGACCGAAATGGGATCAAAATCCATCAGAGCTCAGACCGGAAAAAGGGCTGCTCAGCATCAGAAAACAGCTTGATTTGTTTGCGAATTTGCGGCCTGTGAAGGTGTTTGAGAGCCTTTCCGACGCTTCACCTTTGAAAAAAGAATATATAGATCACGTTGATTTCGTTATCGTCCGTGAGCTGACAGGCGGCTTGTATTTCGGCCAGCCGAGCAAGCGCTATGTAAACACGGAAGGTGAGCAGGAAGCTGTAGACACACTGTTTTATAAGCGAACGGAAATTGAACGCGTGATCAGAGAGGGCTTCAAAATGGCCGCAGCCAGAAAAGGCAAGGTAACCTCTATTGATAAAGCGAACGTTCTTGAATCAAGCAGACTGTGGCGTGAAGTGGCTGAGGACGTTGCAAAAGACTTTCCTGATGTGAAGCTGGAGCACATGCTTGTGGATAACGCAGCCATGCAGCTGATTTATGCACCGAATCAATTTGATGTCGTGGTGACTGAAAACATGTTCGGTGACATTTTAAGCGATGAAGCCTCCATGCTTACAGGCTCACTCGGAATGCTCCCGTCAGCCAGCCTATCAAGCTCAGGTCTCCATCTGTTTGAGCCTGTTCATGGCTCCGCGCCTGACATAGCCGGAAAAGGGATGGCAAATCCGTTCGCGGCCATATTGTCAGCGGCAATGCTTTTGAGAACATCTTTCGGGCTTGAAGAGGAAGCGAAAGCTGTAGAAGATGCGGTTAACAAAGTTTTAACTTCCGGAAAAAGAACAAGAGACTTGGCACGAGGCGAAGAGTTCAGCGGCACTCAGGCCATTACAGAGGAAGTTAAGGCAGCAATAATGAGTAAAAAAACAATTTCTAATGTGTGA
- a CDS encoding 2-isopropylmalate synthase, with product MRKINVFDTTLRDGEQSPGVNLNTQEKLAIAKQLERLGADIIEAGFPASSRGDFLAVQEIARTIKNCSVTGLARCVKGDIDAAWEALKDGAYPRIHVFIATSDIHLKHKLNMTREQVIARAVEMVKYAKERFPVVQWSAEDACRTELPFLAEIVEKVIDAGASVINLPDTVGYLAPAEYGNIFKYMKENVSNIHQAKLSAHCHDDLGMAVANSLAAIESGADQIECAVNGIGERAGNAALEEIAVALHIRKDFYQVETGITMNEIKRTSDLVSKLTGMAVPRNKAVVGDNAFAHESGIHQDGFLKEKTTYEIISPELVGVTADALVLGKHSGRHAFKDRLTALGFQFDSEEINKFFTMFKELTEKKKEITDEDLVALILEEKVTDRKIGYEFLSLQVHYGTSQVPTATLSLKNQENAELIQEAATGAGSVEAIYNTLERCIDKDVELLDYRIQSNRKGEDAFAQVYVRVVVNGKESAGRGIAQDVLEASAKAYLNAVNRQLVFQSNMSGLKNHTAVGS from the coding sequence TTGCGCAAAATTAATGTTTTCGATACGACGCTTCGTGATGGTGAACAGTCTCCTGGCGTGAACTTAAATACACAGGAGAAACTTGCCATAGCAAAGCAGCTCGAAAGACTCGGGGCAGATATCATTGAAGCGGGGTTTCCCGCTTCGTCCCGAGGTGACTTTTTAGCTGTTCAGGAAATCGCAAGAACCATTAAAAATTGCTCGGTGACTGGTCTTGCCCGCTGTGTAAAGGGTGATATTGATGCTGCTTGGGAAGCGTTAAAAGATGGTGCTTACCCGAGAATTCACGTATTTATTGCCACATCGGACATTCATTTGAAACACAAGCTGAACATGACTCGCGAGCAAGTCATCGCAAGAGCCGTTGAAATGGTGAAATACGCAAAAGAGCGTTTTCCGGTTGTGCAATGGTCAGCTGAAGATGCCTGCCGCACTGAACTGCCGTTTTTAGCGGAAATCGTCGAGAAAGTCATTGACGCTGGCGCCAGTGTGATCAATCTTCCGGATACAGTCGGCTACCTGGCTCCAGCAGAATACGGAAATATCTTTAAGTATATGAAGGAAAACGTTTCGAACATTCATCAAGCAAAGCTTTCAGCTCACTGTCACGATGATTTGGGAATGGCGGTCGCAAACTCTCTTGCTGCGATTGAAAGTGGCGCTGATCAAATCGAATGTGCTGTCAACGGGATCGGTGAAAGAGCCGGTAACGCCGCATTAGAGGAAATTGCCGTTGCCCTTCATATCAGAAAAGATTTCTATCAAGTTGAAACAGGCATTACAATGAACGAAATTAAGCGAACAAGCGATTTGGTAAGCAAGCTGACAGGCATGGCTGTTCCGCGCAATAAAGCGGTTGTGGGCGATAATGCATTTGCACATGAATCGGGCATCCATCAGGATGGCTTCTTAAAAGAAAAAACGACTTATGAAATTATTTCACCGGAGCTTGTAGGTGTAACAGCAGATGCGCTTGTCCTGGGTAAACATTCCGGACGCCACGCGTTTAAAGACCGTCTGACTGCTTTAGGGTTCCAATTTGACAGTGAAGAGATTAATAAATTCTTTACGATGTTCAAAGAGTTGACTGAGAAGAAAAAAGAAATCACTGATGAGGATCTTGTTGCTCTTATTTTAGAAGAAAAAGTAACAGACCGCAAGATTGGGTATGAATTTCTTTCTCTGCAAGTGCATTACGGAACAAGTCAGGTTCCTACAGCAACCCTTTCTTTGAAAAATCAAGAAAACGCAGAGCTTATTCAGGAAGCGGCAACTGGAGCCGGAAGCGTGGAAGCGATCTACAACACGCTTGAGCGCTGCATCGATAAAGACGTGGAGCTCTTGGACTACCGCATTCAGTCTAACAGAAAAGGCGAAGACGCATTTGCCCAGGTGTATGTAAGAGTAGTAGTGAATGGAAAAGAATCAGCAGGGCGGGGCATAGCGCAAGACGTGTTAGAAGCTTCAGCAAAAGCCTATTTGAACGCAGTCAACCGTCAATTGGTTTTCCAGTCGAATATGAGCGGACTTAAAAACCATACAGCTGTCGGGTCATAA
- the leuC gene encoding 3-isopropylmalate dehydratase large subunit, translating into MMPRTIIEKIWDQHIVKHGEGKPDLLYIDLHLIHEVTSPQAFEGLRQKGRKVRRPQNTFATMDHNIPTVNRFEIKDEVAKRQVTALERNCEEFGVRLADLHSVDQGIVHVVGPELGLTLPGKTIVCGDSHTSTHGAFGALAFGIGTSEVEHVLSTQTLWQQRPKTLEVRVDGTLQKGVTAKDVILAVIGKYGVKFGTGYVIEYTGEVFRNMTMDERMTVCNMSIEAGARAGLIAPDEVTFEYCQNRKYTPKGEEFDKAVEEWKALRTDPGAVYDKSIVLDGNDISPMVTWGINPGMVLPVDSEVPAPESFSAEDDKKEAIRAYEYMGLSPLQKIEDIKVEHVFIGSCTNSRMTDLRQAADMIKGKKVAASVRAIVVPGSQSVKLQAEKEGLDQIFLEAGFEWRESGCSMCLSMNNDVVPEGERCASTSNRNFEGRQGKGARTHLVSPAMAAMAAIHGHFVDVRKFYQEKTVM; encoded by the coding sequence GTGATGCCTCGAACAATCATCGAAAAGATTTGGGATCAGCATATTGTGAAACATGGTGAGGGAAAACCGGATCTTCTCTATATTGATTTGCATCTTATTCATGAGGTGACGTCTCCTCAGGCTTTTGAAGGGTTGAGACAAAAGGGAAGAAAGGTCAGAAGACCCCAAAATACATTTGCGACAATGGACCACAACATCCCGACCGTCAATCGATTTGAGATAAAGGATGAAGTGGCGAAACGCCAAGTGACGGCGCTTGAACGAAACTGTGAAGAATTTGGCGTGCGCCTTGCCGATCTTCACAGTGTGGATCAAGGGATTGTCCATGTTGTCGGTCCTGAACTGGGTTTGACTCTTCCAGGGAAAACGATCGTATGCGGCGACAGCCATACATCAACCCATGGGGCATTCGGCGCCCTTGCATTCGGAATCGGGACGAGTGAAGTTGAGCATGTCCTTTCGACACAGACACTTTGGCAACAGCGTCCGAAAACACTTGAAGTGCGCGTAGACGGAACGCTTCAAAAAGGGGTAACGGCAAAGGATGTCATTCTTGCTGTCATCGGCAAATACGGAGTGAAATTCGGCACTGGCTACGTCATTGAATACACTGGGGAAGTATTCAGAAATATGACGATGGATGAACGGATGACTGTTTGTAACATGTCAATTGAAGCAGGGGCTAGAGCAGGTTTAATTGCGCCTGATGAGGTAACATTTGAATATTGCCAAAACCGCAAGTACACGCCAAAAGGCGAAGAATTTGATAAAGCCGTAGAGGAATGGAAGGCGCTGCGCACAGATCCAGGCGCTGTGTACGATAAATCTATCGTCCTTGACGGCAACGACATTTCTCCGATGGTGACATGGGGCATCAACCCGGGAATGGTTCTTCCTGTCGATTCCGAAGTTCCTGCGCCGGAGAGCTTTTCCGCAGAAGATGACAAAAAAGAAGCGATTCGCGCTTATGAATATATGGGGCTGAGTCCTCTTCAGAAAATTGAAGACATCAAAGTGGAGCACGTATTTATTGGTTCCTGCACAAATTCCCGCATGACTGACCTTCGCCAGGCAGCTGATATGATCAAAGGGAAGAAGGTAGCTGCCAGCGTAAGAGCCATTGTCGTTCCCGGATCTCAAAGCGTGAAGCTTCAGGCTGAAAAAGAAGGGCTTGACCAGATTTTCTTGGAAGCTGGATTTGAATGGAGAGAGTCAGGCTGCAGCATGTGTTTAAGCATGAATAATGACGTTGTTCCTGAAGGAGAGCGCTGTGCGTCAACCTCTAACCGCAACTTCGAAGGCAGACAAGGAAAAGGTGCAAGAACACATCTCGTCAGTCCGGCAATGGCTGCGATGGCTGCCATTCACGGACACTTCGTTGATGTCAGAAAGTTTTATCAGGAAAAAACAGTTATGTAA
- the ilvC gene encoding ketol-acid reductoisomerase, with protein sequence MVKVYYNGDIKENVLAGKTVAVIGYGSQGHAHALNLKESGVDVIVGVRQGKSFTQAQEDGHKVFTVKEAAAQAEIIMVLLPDEQQQKVYEAEIKEELTAGKSLVFAHGFNVHFHQIVPPADVDVFLVAPKGPGHLVRRTYEQGAGVPALFAIYQDVTGEARDKALAYAKGIGGARAGVLETTFKEETETDLFGEQAVLCGGLSALVKAGFETLTEAGYQPELAYFECLHELKLIVDLMYEEGLAGMRYSISDTAQWGDFVSGPRVVDAQVKESMKEVLKDIQNGTFAKEWIVENQVNRPRFNAINASENEHQIEVVGRKLREMMPFVKQGKKKEAVVSVAQN encoded by the coding sequence ATGGTAAAAGTATATTATAACGGTGATATCAAAGAGAATGTATTGGCTGGGAAAACAGTAGCGGTTATCGGGTACGGTTCACAAGGCCATGCACATGCCCTGAACCTTAAAGAAAGCGGAGTTGACGTGATCGTCGGTGTTAGACAAGGAAAATCTTTCACACAGGCCCAAGAAGACGGACATAAAGTATTTACAGTAAAAGAAGCGGCAGCCCAAGCGGAAATCATCATGGTGCTGCTTCCGGATGAACAGCAGCAAAAAGTTTACGAAGCTGAAATTAAAGAGGAATTGACAGCTGGAAAATCATTGGTGTTCGCTCACGGATTTAACGTTCATTTCCATCAAATCGTTCCGCCAGCGGATGTAGATGTTTTCTTGGTAGCGCCTAAAGGTCCAGGGCACTTGGTCAGAAGAACATATGAGCAAGGAGCTGGCGTACCGGCATTGTTCGCGATTTACCAAGATGTGACTGGAGAAGCAAGAGACAAAGCCCTTGCGTATGCAAAAGGAATCGGCGGCGCGAGAGCTGGCGTTTTGGAAACGACATTTAAAGAAGAAACAGAAACGGATTTGTTCGGTGAGCAAGCAGTTCTTTGCGGCGGATTAAGCGCGCTTGTAAAAGCTGGATTTGAAACATTAACTGAAGCAGGTTACCAGCCTGAACTTGCATACTTCGAGTGTCTTCACGAGCTGAAACTAATCGTAGACCTTATGTATGAAGAAGGGCTTGCGGGCATGAGATATTCAATCTCTGACACAGCACAGTGGGGAGATTTCGTATCAGGACCGCGCGTTGTTGATGCTCAAGTAAAAGAGTCGATGAAAGAAGTATTAAAAGATATCCAAAACGGTACATTCGCAAAAGAGTGGATCGTCGAAAACCAAGTAAACCGTCCTCGTTTCAACGCTATCAACGCGAGCGAAAACGAACATCAAATCGAAGTGGTGGGAAGAAAGCTTCGTGAAATGATGCCGTTTGTGAAACAAGGCAAGAAGAAGGAAGCGGTGGTCTCCGTTGCGCAAAATTAA